Part of the Ktedonobacteraceae bacterium genome is shown below.
ACCGGACGAGGTCAACGCCTTCATAGCAGAGTTCTTGCACAGTTGAAAAGATTAAAGCAAGTATTGGTAATCGTCCCCTAACCTCGTGGATATTTGTTGCATTTTGATTGACCTGAGAGGTATATAAAGAAAGAGGAAGATTCTGCCTTTAGCATACCTGCCAATACCAGGGAGGCAGAGTATACCCATCGATTTACAGAACCGACTACAGGCAAATCAAGATGAATAAAACTCTCTTTCGATATATCCGGCACGCTCGCGCTACACTCATCCTCACGATCATCTTTGGTCTGTTAGGGACTGGCGCGATCATCGTTCAAATGGCCTTGCTCAGCAAGGTTGTGAATAGCGTATTCTTACTCCATCAGGGGCTTACCCAGATCACATGGCTGCTCCTGCTCTTGTTAGCCTCGATTATTGTACGAGCAGGCCTGGTGTGGATACGCGAAATAACGGCTCAAAGGTGCGCTATTCGTGTCAAGTCCGAACTGCGCCGGCGCCTGTTCGCTCACCTGCTGCAATTAGGACCCGCTTACAGTAAGGGCGAATCAACGGGCGAGTTGGTAGCAACGATCAGCGAAGGTATTGAGCGCCTGGATGCCTACGTGAGCCGCTATTTGCCCCAACTCGCATTCAGCGTGCTGGTGCCGCTTTTGATCGTCATCTATATTTTCCCGCTCGATTGGGCCAGCGCGGTAATATTGCTGGTGACCGGGCCGGTTATTCCACTCCTCATGATGCTGGTGGGGAGCTATGCCGAGAAGCAGGTGCAGCGCCAGTGGCTCGCCTTAGCGCGCATGAGCGCCTACTTTCTGGATGCCGTGCAGGGCCTGCCCACCCTGAAGCTCTTTGGCAGCACTGAGGCGGCTCGCAAGCGCGTGGCCCTGTTAAGCGACGGCTTCCGCGAAAGAACGCTCAAAATGCTGCGCGTCGCATTCCTTTCAGGCATGGTGCTTGAATTTATGGCGGCCGTCGCCATTGGCCTGGTGGCAGTGGCCCTCGGAATACGCCTGCTCAATGGTGGCATCCCGTTCGAGACCGCGTTTCTGATACTGCTGCTGGCGCCGGAGTTCTACCACCCCTTACGCGAGCTTGGCGTGCATCGTCATGCCGGCATGGAGGGCAAGGCCGCGGCGGAACGCATCATTGCAATTTTGGAGACGCCCGTACCATATAGCAATGCAGGAGCCAGTGATGGAGTTTTACGCGATAATCGGGCGACGGGGGCCGATAAATCGGCCCGCCCATGTCATTCTGAGCGCAGCGAAGAATCCGTGCCTCGCCCTCGTAATCAACTCACCATCACATTTACCGGCGTAACCTATACCTATCCGGGCAGCGAGCATCCCGCCCTGGACAATGTTTCCTTGACGCTGCCCGCCGGAAGCTTCACGGCCCTTATCGGTCGCAGCGGAGCCGGTAAAAGCACGCTCGTCAACCTGTTGCTGCGTTTTATGGATCCCCAGCATGGTCATATCACGGTGAACGATATCCCCATCGCGGAACTACCCATCGAACTCTGGCGCGAATACGTGGCCCTGGTTCCCCAGCGGCCTTATCTTTTTTATGGCAACGTACTGACAAATATTCGATTGGCGCGACCGGATGCGAGCGACGAAGAGGTCGAACAGGCCGCGGAACTCGCGGGCGCGCTCGAATTCATTCGCCAGCTTCCGCAAGGCTTCGCGACCGAAATCGGCGAACGAGGAACGCGATTGAGCGCGGGCCAGGCGCAGCGCATCGCCATCGCCCGCGCTTTTCTCAAAGATGCGCCGCTGCTCATCCTTGATGAGCCAACCTCAAGCCTCGATACCAGGAGTGAGTTCCTGATCCGGCAAGCCCTCGAACGCCTGACACACGAGCGCACCGTGCTGGTAATTGCCCACCGCTACAATACGATTGCCCATGCCAACCAGGTCGCGGTATTAGAAAATGGAAAACTGGTCAAAGTTGGCGAGCCGGATGACTTGTTACAACCTGAGGGAATGTATGCCCAACCGGGAAGCTCTGGAAAGGCGGTGTTCCTGTGAAACTACTGTTTCGCCTGCTCTCATTCCTATCGGCATTTCGCTGGCAGGCAGCGTTTGCTATCCTGCTGGGCTGCGCGATGATCGCCAGCAATATGGCGCTGCTGGGCATGGCCGCGTACCTCATCGCCGCCGCGGCGCTCGCTCCTTTGCTGATCACGCTCACCATACCGATCTATATCGTGCGTTTCGCCAGTGTCTCGCGGGCCGGTTCGCGCTACCTGGAACGCCTGGTTTCACACAATGTGACGTTCCGTTTGCTGGCGGAACTGCGCGTCTGGGTCTACAGCCGCCTGGAGCCGCTGGCTCCCGCCTATTTGCAAGCATATCGCAGCGGCGATGTCCTTACGCGCCTCGTTTCGGATGTCGAGGAGCTACAAAACATTTAC
Proteins encoded:
- the cydD gene encoding thiol reductant ABC exporter subunit CydD — its product is MNKTLFRYIRHARATLILTIIFGLLGTGAIIVQMALLSKVVNSVFLLHQGLTQITWLLLLLLASIIVRAGLVWIREITAQRCAIRVKSELRRRLFAHLLQLGPAYSKGESTGELVATISEGIERLDAYVSRYLPQLAFSVLVPLLIVIYIFPLDWASAVILLVTGPVIPLLMMLVGSYAEKQVQRQWLALARMSAYFLDAVQGLPTLKLFGSTEAARKRVALLSDGFRERTLKMLRVAFLSGMVLEFMAAVAIGLVAVALGIRLLNGGIPFETAFLILLLAPEFYHPLRELGVHRHAGMEGKAAAERIIAILETPVPYSNAGASDGVLRDNRATGADKSARPCHSERSEESVPRPRNQLTITFTGVTYTYPGSEHPALDNVSLTLPAGSFTALIGRSGAGKSTLVNLLLRFMDPQHGHITVNDIPIAELPIELWREYVALVPQRPYLFYGNVLTNIRLARPDASDEEVEQAAELAGALEFIRQLPQGFATEIGERGTRLSAGQAQRIAIARAFLKDAPLLILDEPTSSLDTRSEFLIRQALERLTHERTVLVIAHRYNTIAHANQVAVLENGKLVKVGEPDDLLQPEGMYAQPGSSGKAVFL